A stretch of the Gossypium hirsutum isolate 1008001.06 chromosome D07, Gossypium_hirsutum_v2.1, whole genome shotgun sequence genome encodes the following:
- the LOC107956147 gene encoding co-chaperone protein p23-1: MAKYLNVVLVLALVVVQATARNVPSDAAGLNDQKNLLTYGGIGGYSGMGSNGMPMGGVGSVGGMTGLGGTGGMGAMVGVGMGAGSGNEGGVGIGNAPGVVHFP, from the coding sequence ATGGCCAAGTACTTGAATGTTGTGCTTGTTCTTGCTCTAGTAGTGGTTCAAGCTACTGCAAGGAATGTGCCTAGCGATGCTGCTGGTCTCAATGACCAAAAGAACCTCCTCACATACGGTGGCATTGGCGGCTACTCTGGCATGGGTTCAAATGGCATGCCAATGGGTGGAGTTGGGAGTGTTGGTGGTATGACTGGCCTTGGTGGTACAGGTGGGATGGGCGCCATGGTAGGTGTTGGGATGGGCGCTGGTAGTGGAAATGAAGGTGGTGTTGGCATTGGCAATGCGCCTGGTGTCGTCCACTTTCCTTGA